In a single window of the Litorilituus sediminis genome:
- a CDS encoding GNAT family N-acyltransferase: MIDVDDVVTKNLPSLKDKPWIEKPVKAALKSLLYVDKFQEFGQQYPHLNGLEFVEQVLQYFDVSYSVRDSERENIPATGKVVIIANHPIGSLDGLALIKLVCDIRRDVKVVVNSLLMELEPLHPLLLPVNNMGGTTPKDDLKAIHNHLANEQAIIVFPAGEVSRLSPQGIRDGKWHSGFLRFASQSQAPIIPIYIEAKNSAAFYGVSMLSKPISTLMLVSEMFKQQEKDIPMRIGKQIPFEHYGALLVDIKTKTKMFKRHLYRLKKGKGDVFQTQSAIAPVEDRKQLKEAIEHCEHLGETPDGKVVYLHRATKNDIIMREIGCLREHSFRAVGEGSGLRRDLDKFDQHYFHLLLWDNDELEVVGAYRFADTAEIINAMGLDGLYSHSLFNLEGKMSDYLAQGLELGRSFVQPKYWGKRSLDYLWFGIGAFIKKYPKYRYLYGPVSISNAMPQAAKDLLVYFYRLYFGSIENFAPSRNPVQFNQALLEQLKQHFVGDDYKQDFSKLKNLLANMGVAIPTLYKQYSELTEPGGVHFIDFGIDADFNNCIDGLVLVDIEKLKDNKKKRYLA; this comes from the coding sequence ATGATTGATGTAGATGATGTTGTAACCAAAAACTTACCGTCTTTAAAAGATAAACCATGGATAGAAAAGCCCGTTAAAGCAGCACTCAAAAGCTTGCTTTATGTTGATAAATTTCAGGAATTCGGTCAGCAATATCCGCATTTAAATGGTTTAGAGTTCGTTGAACAGGTTTTACAGTATTTTGATGTAAGCTATTCAGTGCGTGATAGTGAGCGGGAAAATATTCCGGCAACCGGCAAGGTTGTCATTATCGCCAATCATCCCATCGGCTCACTCGATGGTTTAGCTTTGATTAAGCTGGTGTGTGATATTCGCCGTGACGTTAAGGTGGTGGTGAATAGTTTATTGATGGAGTTAGAGCCGTTACACCCATTGTTGCTGCCTGTAAACAATATGGGCGGGACAACGCCAAAAGATGACCTTAAGGCGATTCATAATCACTTAGCCAATGAGCAAGCGATTATTGTTTTTCCAGCTGGTGAAGTGTCTCGACTCAGTCCTCAAGGCATTCGAGATGGCAAATGGCACAGCGGCTTTTTAAGGTTTGCCAGCCAAAGCCAAGCACCGATTATTCCTATTTATATTGAAGCGAAGAACTCGGCTGCTTTTTATGGTGTCTCTATGCTGTCTAAGCCAATATCTACGTTAATGTTGGTGTCTGAAATGTTTAAACAGCAAGAAAAAGATATTCCGATGCGTATTGGTAAGCAAATACCTTTTGAGCATTATGGTGCCTTGCTCGTTGATATTAAAACCAAAACCAAAATGTTTAAACGTCATCTTTATCGCTTAAAAAAGGGCAAAGGCGATGTTTTTCAAACGCAAAGTGCGATAGCGCCTGTAGAAGATCGTAAGCAACTTAAAGAAGCGATTGAGCATTGTGAGCATTTAGGCGAAACGCCTGATGGCAAGGTAGTTTATCTGCATAGAGCGACCAAGAATGACATTATTATGCGTGAAATAGGCTGTTTAAGGGAACATTCCTTTCGAGCGGTTGGTGAAGGCAGCGGCTTACGTAGAGATTTAGATAAGTTTGATCAACATTATTTTCATTTATTACTTTGGGATAATGATGAGCTAGAAGTGGTTGGTGCTTACCGATTTGCTGACACCGCCGAGATCATAAATGCTATGGGTTTAGATGGCCTGTATAGTCATAGCTTGTTTAATCTAGAAGGAAAGATGTCGGATTATTTGGCGCAAGGGCTAGAGTTAGGCCGAAGTTTTGTTCAGCCTAAGTATTGGGGCAAGCGCAGTTTAGATTACTTATGGTTTGGTATTGGCGCTTTTATTAAAAAGTACCCTAAATATCGCTACCTTTATGGCCCTGTTAGCATTAGTAATGCCATGCCACAAGCGGCTAAAGACTTATTAGTTTATTTCTATCGTTTATATTTTGGCAGTATCGAGAATTTCGCGCCATCGCGCAATCCTGTGCAGTTTAATCAAGCGTTATTAGAACAATTGAAACAACATTTTGTCGGGGATGACTATAAACAAGACTTTTCCAAGTTGAAAAATCTACTGGCTAATATGGGCGTTGCTATACCGACCTTGTATAAACAATATAGTGAATTAACCGAGCCTGGAGGTGTTCACTTTATAGATTTTGGTATCGATGCAGACTTTAATAACTGCATTGATGGCTTAGTGTTAGTTGATATTGAAAAGCTTAAAGACAACAAGAAAAAACGTTATTTAGCTTAA
- a CDS encoding TonB-dependent siderophore receptor, producing the protein MKLEKHSRGLTPLAAAISLALTAPLAFAEENKTKDEDIEKIEVTGSFQQSLINRIPVTPKELPFTLDVVDSELLELRNFTRPIEALTTLPNIARTEDRNGTGTTSFISRGFTAPILVDNRIQNNFRGAGARDDSFVERYEILKGPASIASGPVGAGGIINTVTKNPYVEQGASVKLRADQFGSAGVDFDFNMGEINNSDTVLLRVSGAYRDFKYDADHQGRTTTAIRPVAIFNLGDSTSLKASVAYRETESNPNGGFPVPNGEIPDNIDTDTFLGFVDGEVESEDLLINTELNHEFLDNLKLTVRASKQATDMDYKHIGGVYSYDNLTTGDYTYLSENAAQNEINATFVDAQLAYQANFWGRSHQHY; encoded by the coding sequence ATGAAACTTGAAAAACATAGCAGAGGGCTAACACCTCTCGCAGCAGCTATCTCTCTAGCACTTACAGCACCTTTAGCATTTGCTGAAGAAAACAAAACGAAAGACGAAGATATTGAAAAGATTGAAGTAACAGGTAGCTTTCAACAATCTTTAATTAATCGTATTCCTGTTACCCCAAAAGAGCTGCCGTTTACTTTAGATGTAGTTGACAGTGAGCTATTAGAGCTTCGCAACTTCACCCGCCCTATTGAAGCGTTAACTACCTTACCTAACATCGCTCGCACAGAAGACAGAAACGGAACAGGTACTACCAGCTTCATTTCGCGTGGTTTTACTGCCCCTATTTTAGTCGATAACCGCATTCAAAATAACTTTAGAGGGGCTGGTGCTCGTGATGATTCTTTCGTTGAGCGCTATGAGATCCTAAAAGGTCCAGCCTCCATTGCTTCAGGCCCTGTGGGTGCTGGTGGTATCATTAACACAGTAACTAAAAACCCATACGTTGAGCAAGGTGCCAGTGTTAAGCTGCGCGCTGATCAATTTGGTAGCGCAGGTGTTGATTTTGACTTCAACATGGGTGAAATCAACAACTCTGATACAGTATTACTACGTGTAAGTGGCGCCTATAGAGATTTCAAATATGATGCAGATCACCAAGGACGCACAACCACAGCTATTCGTCCTGTTGCCATTTTTAATCTGGGTGATAGCACCTCACTAAAAGCCAGTGTTGCTTATCGTGAAACTGAATCTAACCCAAATGGCGGTTTCCCTGTGCCAAATGGTGAAATTCCAGACAATATTGATACAGATACCTTCTTAGGTTTTGTTGATGGTGAAGTTGAATCAGAAGATTTACTTATCAACACAGAGCTTAACCATGAGTTTTTAGATAACCTAAAACTTACGGTTCGTGCCAGCAAACAAGCTACCGATATGGACTATAAACACATTGGTGGTGTATACAGTTACGACAACTTAACAACAGGTGATTACACTTACCTTTCAGAAAATGCTGCGCAAAATGAAATTAATGCCACCTTTGTTGATGCACAGCTTGCCTACCAAGCTAACTTTTGGGGGCGAAGCCATCAACATTATTGA
- a CDS encoding AbgT family transporter, whose protein sequence is MQNTKPLENTQKGLFNRFLATVEFLGNLLPHPITLFAIFCLAIIIFSGIADFFGLSAIDPRPVGSKGREADGVIEVVSLLSAEGLQRIMTGLVTNFTGFAPLGTVLVALLGVSVAEHSGLLSAAMRGMVMGASKRFVTFAIVLAAILSNTASELGYVVLIPLSAMIFHSLGRHPLAGLAAAFAGVSGGYSANLLLGTIDPLLAGITTPAAQLIAPDYQVGPEANYYFMFVSVFMIAILGTVITEKIVEPRLGKYNNDEASEDLSNNKVEHLTDVEVKGLKYAGLAFLITCAVLALTIVPENGILRHPETGAVAGSPFLKGIVVIIFITFLIPGFVYGKVVGTMNNDRDIINAMSKSMSSMGMYIVLVFFAAQFVAFFKWTNLGTIMAVNGANLLQALSLTGPEIFVFFIFMCAVINLSLGSSSAQWAATAPIFVPMLMLVGYAPETIQAAYRIGDSVTNLITPMMSYFGLILAVATKYKKDMGIGTLVATMLPYSMIFFVGWVVLFYVWVFVFGLPVGPNSPIYFTPA, encoded by the coding sequence ATGCAAAACACTAAACCATTAGAGAATACCCAGAAAGGTTTGTTTAATCGCTTTCTTGCCACGGTAGAGTTTTTGGGGAATTTATTACCTCACCCGATAACACTATTTGCTATTTTTTGTCTGGCAATCATTATTTTTAGCGGTATTGCTGACTTTTTTGGTTTAAGCGCAATTGATCCTAGACCTGTTGGTTCAAAAGGCCGTGAGGCAGATGGCGTTATTGAAGTGGTCAGCTTATTAAGTGCTGAAGGCTTACAACGCATTATGACAGGCTTAGTCACTAACTTTACCGGTTTTGCACCACTAGGTACGGTACTTGTTGCCTTATTAGGGGTGAGTGTAGCTGAGCACTCAGGCTTGTTATCCGCTGCTATGCGCGGCATGGTGATGGGGGCGTCAAAACGCTTTGTTACTTTTGCTATTGTGCTTGCGGCAATCTTATCTAATACCGCATCTGAGTTAGGTTATGTGGTGTTAATTCCGTTATCTGCCATGATATTTCATAGTTTAGGCAGACATCCCTTAGCCGGTTTGGCCGCTGCTTTTGCCGGGGTTTCTGGTGGTTATAGTGCTAACTTATTATTGGGCACTATTGATCCCTTACTTGCGGGTATAACAACGCCAGCAGCGCAATTAATTGCGCCAGATTATCAAGTAGGCCCAGAAGCTAACTATTACTTTATGTTTGTTTCTGTATTTATGATTGCCATTTTAGGTACAGTGATCACCGAGAAAATCGTTGAGCCAAGATTAGGCAAGTACAACAATGATGAAGCCAGTGAAGATTTAAGCAATAACAAAGTTGAACATTTAACTGATGTTGAAGTGAAAGGCTTAAAATATGCCGGCCTAGCATTTTTAATTACCTGTGCTGTGCTGGCACTAACCATAGTGCCAGAAAATGGCATTTTACGTCACCCAGAAACGGGCGCTGTTGCTGGCTCGCCTTTCTTAAAAGGCATAGTTGTTATTATCTTTATTACCTTCCTTATTCCAGGTTTTGTATACGGTAAAGTTGTTGGCACAATGAACAATGATAGAGATATTATTAATGCGATGTCTAAGAGCATGAGCTCGATGGGCATGTATATCGTGTTAGTGTTTTTTGCTGCGCAATTTGTTGCCTTTTTTAAGTGGACCAATTTAGGCACTATTATGGCGGTTAATGGGGCGAACTTATTACAAGCGCTGAGTTTAACTGGCCCGGAAATTTTTGTTTTCTTTATCTTTATGTGTGCGGTGATTAATCTAAGCTTAGGCTCTTCATCAGCGCAGTGGGCAGCAACAGCCCCGATTTTTGTCCCTATGCTAATGCTTGTTGGTTATGCGCCAGAAACCATACAAGCGGCTTATAGAATAGGCGATTCGGTTACCAACTTAATCACCCCTATGATGAGTTACTTTGGCTTGATATTAGCAGTCGCAACCAAGTATAAAAAAGATATGGGCATAGGCACGTTAGTTGCGACTATGCTGCCGTATTCGATGATATTCTTTGTTGGTTGGGTGGTATTGTTTTATGTTTGGGTGTTTGTTTTTGGCTTACCTGTCGGGCCAAATTCACCAATTTACTTTACGCCAGCATAA
- a CDS encoding DUF2268 domain-containing putative Zn-dependent protease (predicted Zn-dependent protease with a strongly conserved HExxH motif), giving the protein MTSKVTILNASKKFNPVLPLLESKAQDALNKIGKHIRLPNIDIIISPWPKEHVTTTGILGCVSTQYLIDILLDTERDDLLDIINNELPLVLAHELHHVVRTYSGVQEEKLLQVLISEGLACHFEMMFIEKNTISFFSEIKKYNWIDLYKQMDDYLDNTDFNYPLFFGGEDTSKFPNRAGYWVGYNLVSQYINKYGGCAATLVNIPAEKILLAHS; this is encoded by the coding sequence ATGACAAGTAAAGTAACCATCTTAAATGCTTCAAAAAAGTTTAATCCTGTTTTACCTTTGCTAGAGTCTAAAGCTCAAGATGCCCTTAATAAAATAGGGAAACACATTCGATTACCTAACATTGATATTATAATCAGCCCTTGGCCCAAAGAGCATGTTACTACCACAGGAATTCTTGGCTGTGTTAGCACTCAATATTTAATTGATATTTTATTAGATACAGAGCGAGATGATCTTTTAGATATCATCAATAATGAGCTGCCCCTCGTTTTAGCCCATGAATTGCATCATGTCGTGCGCACATACTCAGGAGTTCAGGAAGAAAAACTATTACAAGTGCTAATATCTGAGGGCTTGGCTTGTCATTTTGAAATGATGTTCATAGAGAAGAATACCATTAGTTTTTTCAGTGAAATTAAAAAATACAACTGGATTGATTTATATAAACAGATGGACGATTACCTAGATAACACAGACTTTAATTACCCTTTATTTTTTGGCGGAGAGGATACATCTAAATTTCCGAATCGAGCAGGTTACTGGGTCGGGTATAATTTAGTTTCACAGTACATAAACAAGTATGGTGGCTGCGCTGCAACGCTTGTTAACATACCTGCTGAAAAGATTCTATTAGCGCATTCATGA
- a CDS encoding GFA family protein produces the protein MYQGSCLCGRVKFHIVGQITDIIHCHCSLCRKSSGTAYATNGFVNVSDFNIIAGEDNLTHFELRPGKKRHFCKTCASPIYSSNSLDNSRIRIRLGVLDSDINEKPISHNFVTSKANWDNLDADLPRYEKYEPSRS, from the coding sequence ATGTATCAAGGTAGCTGCTTGTGCGGCAGAGTAAAATTTCACATTGTCGGACAAATTACCGACATCATTCATTGTCATTGCTCCTTGTGTCGCAAATCTAGCGGAACAGCGTATGCGACCAATGGCTTTGTTAATGTTTCAGATTTTAACATTATTGCTGGCGAAGATAATTTAACTCACTTTGAATTACGACCGGGTAAAAAAAGGCACTTCTGTAAAACCTGTGCTTCACCCATTTATAGCTCTAACTCGCTAGATAATAGCCGGATTAGAATACGTTTAGGGGTACTTGATTCAGATATAAACGAGAAGCCGATTTCCCATAATTTTGTTACCTCCAAAGCGAATTGGGATAATCTAGATGCTGACTTACCTCGCTACGAAAAATATGAGCCTAGCCGTAGCTAA
- a CDS encoding SDR family oxidoreductase: MMTEKVVLITGAGRGIGAATAKLFAEKGYAVCINYKANSKAANLLADEISATGAKCITVQADVSQEDDVKRLFSIIEQELGAISVLVNNAGILHQQTRLEEMTAERINTILINNVTSYFLCSREAVKRMSTRHGGKGGVIVNVSSGAARTGSPNEYIDYAASKGAIDTLTKGLSLEVAAEGIRVNCVRPGLIYTDMHADGGEPERIARLKSKIPLQRGGQPAEVAEAIYWLASDKSSFSTGNYLDLSGGL, encoded by the coding sequence ATAATGACTGAAAAGGTTGTTCTAATTACGGGCGCAGGTCGTGGCATTGGTGCGGCTACCGCTAAGCTATTTGCTGAAAAAGGTTATGCGGTTTGCATAAACTATAAAGCAAATAGTAAAGCTGCGAATTTGCTCGCCGATGAAATAAGCGCAACTGGCGCAAAATGCATTACCGTGCAGGCGGATGTGTCTCAAGAAGATGATGTAAAAAGGCTTTTTTCAATTATTGAACAGGAGCTAGGTGCAATTAGCGTGTTAGTAAACAATGCTGGCATACTGCATCAGCAAACACGCTTAGAAGAGATGACCGCAGAGCGAATCAATACGATTTTAATCAATAATGTCACTAGTTATTTTCTTTGCTCTAGAGAAGCAGTTAAGCGTATGTCAACTCGCCATGGCGGCAAAGGTGGCGTAATAGTTAATGTATCTTCTGGTGCGGCTCGCACTGGCTCGCCAAACGAATATATTGATTATGCCGCCTCAAAAGGCGCAATAGATACCTTAACCAAAGGCTTATCGTTAGAAGTTGCAGCTGAAGGTATTCGCGTGAATTGTGTTAGACCCGGCCTTATTTATACTGATATGCATGCTGATGGCGGAGAGCCAGAGCGAATAGCAAGATTAAAAAGCAAAATCCCCCTACAACGCGGTGGGCAGCCTGCAGAGGTAGCTGAAGCTATCTACTGGCTAGCATCAGATAAATCATCATTTTCTACCGGGAATTATCTAGATTTATCTGGTGGACTTTAG
- the hpt gene encoding hypoxanthine phosphoribosyltransferase, whose amino-acid sequence MKHTVEVLIDEQTVQAKIQALGQSITAHYQDSSDLVIVGLLRGSFIFMADLCRAISIAHSIDFMTASSYGNTMESSRDVHILKDLDDTIEGKDVLLVEDIIDTGNTLSKVKQILSLRAPKSLKICTLLDKPSKREVAVDIDWLGFEIPDEFVVGVGIDYAQKYRHLPYIGKVVPLEVED is encoded by the coding sequence ATGAAACATACCGTAGAAGTACTGATTGACGAGCAAACTGTACAAGCCAAAATACAAGCGCTAGGTCAAAGCATCACTGCGCATTATCAAGACTCTAGTGACTTAGTTATTGTTGGCCTGTTACGTGGTTCGTTTATTTTTATGGCGGATTTATGCCGCGCCATTTCAATTGCCCATAGTATCGATTTTATGACGGCATCCAGTTATGGCAACACCATGGAAAGCTCGCGCGATGTGCATATACTTAAAGATTTAGACGATACCATTGAAGGTAAAGATGTTTTATTGGTGGAAGATATTATTGATACGGGCAATACACTAAGCAAAGTAAAACAAATTCTAAGTCTTAGAGCGCCTAAATCATTAAAAATTTGTACTTTGCTCGATAAGCCGAGTAAACGTGAAGTCGCTGTTGATATTGACTGGCTTGGCTTTGAAATTCCTGATGAGTTTGTTGTTGGCGTTGGCATAGACTACGCGCAAAAATATCGCCACCTGCCCTATATAGGTAAAGTTGTCCCTCTGGAAGTTGAAGACTGA
- a CDS encoding GGDEF domain-containing response regulator: protein MVNVRDNIRNNNNAQPVKRIIKPILIIEDQDSLLVMLKQLMLASYDVQIHTASNYAQAKSCLSKHRHEYLLAICDLNLPDAPKGEIVDLLNRAKVRMITMTGSFGEKLRSTMIEKGVIDYIIKDSINAYEYAVELVGRIDNNAKNKLLLVDDSATSRAIIEQMLRLQNFDVLTAENGHQALTLFEQTPDIKLVLTDYQMPEMDGFNLTLALRQLQPKEQLAIIGLSSTGNSELGAQFIKNGANDFLTKPVAYEELLCRINQNISLLDYMEALRTAANCDFLTGLFNRRYFFSTGEDIFQAQRSSASQIAVAMFDIDHFKQINDTYGHKAGDELLVYFAQLMKKVFCQNLVARIGGEEFCVLFYGEQFAKALSLCQQFREQLAQTKITFLPQELSMTVSIGLHQQLEDNLDAMLKKADVKLYQAKAAGRNQVIN from the coding sequence ATGGTCAATGTTAGAGATAACATAAGAAACAATAACAACGCTCAGCCAGTCAAAAGAATTATCAAACCAATTCTCATTATAGAAGATCAAGACTCGCTTTTGGTGATGTTAAAGCAACTCATGCTTGCAAGTTACGATGTACAAATACACACCGCCAGTAATTATGCCCAAGCAAAATCTTGCTTAAGTAAACATCGGCATGAGTATTTGCTGGCGATATGTGATTTAAATTTACCTGATGCGCCAAAGGGTGAGATTGTTGATTTGCTCAACCGAGCCAAGGTTAGAATGATTACTATGACGGGTTCTTTTGGTGAGAAACTACGTTCAACAATGATTGAAAAGGGCGTCATTGATTACATTATTAAAGATAGTATTAACGCCTATGAATACGCGGTTGAACTCGTTGGTCGCATAGATAACAACGCAAAAAATAAATTGTTGCTCGTTGATGACTCAGCCACGAGTAGGGCGATTATAGAGCAAATGTTAAGGCTACAAAATTTTGATGTGCTGACAGCAGAAAATGGTCATCAGGCGTTAACTTTGTTTGAGCAAACCCCTGACATCAAGCTGGTGCTGACGGATTATCAAATGCCTGAAATGGATGGTTTTAATTTAACCTTAGCATTAAGGCAATTACAGCCAAAAGAGCAGCTGGCGATTATTGGTTTGTCTTCCACAGGTAACAGTGAGTTAGGGGCGCAATTTATCAAAAATGGCGCTAATGACTTTCTTACTAAACCTGTTGCTTATGAAGAATTGTTGTGCCGAATTAATCAAAATATAAGCTTACTCGACTATATGGAAGCATTACGCACTGCGGCTAATTGTGATTTTTTAACGGGGTTATTTAATCGCCGTTACTTTTTTTCTACGGGAGAAGATATATTTCAGGCGCAAAGAAGCAGTGCCAGTCAAATTGCTGTGGCCATGTTCGATATCGATCACTTTAAACAAATTAATGATACTTATGGTCATAAAGCGGGTGATGAGTTATTGGTTTATTTTGCCCAGTTAATGAAAAAAGTATTTTGTCAGAACCTTGTGGCACGCATTGGTGGAGAGGAGTTTTGTGTGTTGTTTTATGGTGAGCAGTTCGCCAAGGCTTTATCTTTGTGTCAACAATTTCGTGAGCAATTGGCGCAAACGAAAATAACTTTTTTGCCGCAAGAGTTATCGATGACAGTAAGTATCGGTTTACATCAGCAATTAGAAGATAACTTAGATGCCATGCTAAAAAAAGCTGATGTAAAGTTATATCAAGCAAAAGCGGCAGGTCGCAATCAAGTGATAAACTAG
- a CDS encoding phosphoribosyltransferase, with protein sequence MTKKFITAQELLEDSFRVAAKVYEDGFRPQFIVGIWRGGAPIGIAVQEYFDFKKVETDHIAVRTSSYYGINQQSKEIKVHGLHYIIENANADDGLLIVDDVFDSGRSIDALIKQLQKLTRKNMPSDVRIACPWYKPQNSKVDIKPDYYIHESDEWLVFPHELSGLTPEEIAEGKSDLANVLDLLK encoded by the coding sequence ATGACTAAAAAATTTATCACTGCCCAAGAATTATTAGAAGACTCGTTTCGAGTTGCCGCTAAGGTATATGAAGACGGTTTTAGGCCGCAGTTTATCGTTGGTATTTGGCGTGGTGGCGCACCAATTGGTATTGCTGTACAAGAGTACTTTGACTTTAAGAAAGTAGAAACAGATCACATCGCTGTGCGTACTTCATCTTATTATGGTATTAATCAGCAAAGCAAAGAAATTAAAGTACATGGTTTGCACTATATTATTGAAAACGCTAATGCAGATGATGGCTTATTGATTGTTGATGATGTCTTTGATTCAGGCCGAAGCATTGATGCGTTAATTAAGCAGTTACAAAAGCTAACCCGTAAAAACATGCCTTCTGATGTACGTATTGCTTGTCCTTGGTATAAACCACAAAATAGTAAGGTAGATATTAAGCCTGACTACTATATTCACGAATCCGATGAATGGTTAGTGTTTCCTCATGAGTTATCAGGTTTAACGCCAGAAGAGATTGCCGAAGGTAAGTCTGATTTAGCTAATGTGCTTGATTTATTGAAGTAA
- a CDS encoding endonuclease/exonuclease/phosphatase family protein, which translates to MKKTILTTTALVFALISSTTVLAKTIKIASWNIAWLGSHEYNERKSTDYQALASYAKQLDADVIALQEVESAFWAKKVLGDSYDYYFSTKDWVQRVGIAVKKSAGLTVTANEYKALDVGRVRHGMELTLVKNNQELTLLAVHLKSGCFAKPLDDKSVAAMADSTENELRNKEACTILSKQIKPLEQWIDTQASKDKAFIVLGDFNRRFSQDIALKHNESQGLWQALNDEGNSALWTPTASKNSDCWGGYYKDYIDHIVFNPKAKQLYVDDSFEQLVFTPKYTRKLSQTLSDHCPISVEVKL; encoded by the coding sequence ATGAAAAAAACCATATTAACAACTACTGCCTTAGTGTTTGCCCTGATAAGTTCAACGACAGTGCTAGCTAAGACAATAAAAATTGCCTCGTGGAATATCGCTTGGTTAGGCTCGCATGAATATAACGAACGCAAAAGCACAGATTATCAAGCACTAGCAAGCTATGCAAAACAGCTTGATGCCGATGTTATTGCCCTACAAGAAGTAGAAAGTGCTTTTTGGGCAAAGAAAGTATTAGGTGATAGCTACGACTATTATTTTTCGACTAAAGATTGGGTACAACGTGTTGGTATTGCAGTAAAAAAGTCTGCTGGTTTAACGGTTACAGCAAATGAATATAAAGCACTTGATGTTGGCCGTGTACGTCACGGTATGGAGTTAACGTTAGTTAAAAACAATCAAGAACTGACCTTATTGGCTGTACATTTAAAATCTGGTTGTTTTGCTAAACCGCTAGATGATAAAAGCGTTGCAGCTATGGCTGACTCAACCGAAAACGAGTTAAGAAACAAAGAAGCTTGTACTATTTTAAGCAAACAAATTAAGCCCCTTGAACAGTGGATTGATACACAAGCGAGTAAAGACAAGGCCTTTATTGTTCTAGGTGATTTTAATCGCCGTTTTTCTCAAGATATCGCCTTAAAGCACAATGAATCACAAGGTTTATGGCAAGCACTAAATGACGAAGGTAATAGTGCATTATGGACACCAACGGCGAGTAAAAATTCAGACTGTTGGGGCGGGTATTACAAAGACTATATAGATCACATTGTATTTAACCCTAAAGCTAAACAGCTCTATGTAGATGATTCCTTTGAACAGCTAGTTTTTACGCCTAAATATACCCGTAAACTATCACAAACCTTAAGTGATCATTGCCCTATCTCGGTGGAAGTTAAACTTTAA
- the add gene encoding adenosine deaminase produces MFNNQLPLIDLHRHLDGNIRAKTIWQLAEQNNIAQPENTFEAFLPHVQITDSEPNLLAFLKKLDWGVAVLSSLDDVVRIAFENVEDAFHANIDYAELRFSPYYMAKTHHLAIEGVIEAVIEGTRIGQSKFATKVNLIGILSRTFGVDACNKELNALLKYRDDLVALDLAGDEYNFPGQLFENHFNKARDAGLNITVHAGEAAGPESVWHAIEKLGAQRIGHGVACVKDQKLMDYMAKHNIAIESCLTSNYQTGTVTELVNHPVKTFLANNLLVCLNTDDPAVENIELGYEFHLAKQTLGLTEQHITQLQKNAIAMCFLSEQEKQALSSSKQGI; encoded by the coding sequence ATGTTTAATAATCAACTTCCCCTTATCGATCTACACCGCCATTTAGATGGCAATATAAGAGCTAAAACTATTTGGCAATTAGCAGAGCAAAACAATATTGCCCAGCCAGAAAATACCTTTGAAGCTTTCCTGCCCCATGTGCAAATCACCGACAGTGAGCCAAATTTATTAGCCTTTTTAAAAAAGCTTGATTGGGGCGTAGCCGTTTTAAGCTCACTCGATGATGTTGTCCGCATCGCTTTTGAAAATGTCGAAGATGCCTTTCATGCCAATATTGACTATGCCGAGTTACGCTTTTCTCCTTATTACATGGCAAAAACACACCACTTAGCCATAGAAGGGGTTATTGAAGCAGTCATTGAAGGCACACGTATTGGTCAAAGTAAGTTCGCTACTAAAGTGAATTTAATTGGCATTTTAAGTCGCACCTTTGGCGTAGATGCCTGTAACAAAGAACTAAATGCTTTACTCAAGTATCGCGATGATTTGGTAGCGCTTGATTTAGCTGGTGATGAATATAACTTCCCAGGGCAACTTTTTGAAAATCACTTTAATAAAGCGCGCGATGCAGGCCTAAACATAACCGTGCATGCCGGTGAAGCAGCTGGCCCAGAAAGTGTCTGGCACGCGATTGAAAAACTCGGCGCACAACGAATTGGTCACGGCGTCGCTTGTGTAAAAGATCAAAAGCTAATGGATTATATGGCAAAGCACAACATAGCTATTGAGTCTTGCCTCACGTCAAACTATCAAACAGGTACGGTAACAGAGCTTGTTAATCACCCTGTCAAAACCTTCTTGGCCAATAATTTACTTGTTTGCTTAAATACTGACGACCCTGCTGTCGAGAATATTGAACTTGGCTATGAATTTCACTTAGCTAAGCAAACGCTCGGCTTAACCGAGCAACACATTACTCAGTTACAAAAAAATGCCATTGCCATGTGCTTTTTGTCTGAGCAAGAAAAACAAGCCTTGTCTAGCAGTAAGCAAGGCATTTAA